Proteins from one Amycolatopsis benzoatilytica AK 16/65 genomic window:
- a CDS encoding 5'-3' exonuclease: MTGPLALLDSASLYFRSFYALPDSMTAPDGTPVNAVRGFADTIARILTDRRPARLVACLDADWRPKFRTDLLPSYKAHRVAEAGDGGADVEEVPDTLTPQVPIILELLEAFGFATAEAAGYEADDVIGALATREQDAPVEVITGDRDLFQLVRATPTPAHVVYVGRGWAKAEVLGQQEIAEKYGVPAEHAGPAYADMAALRGDPSDGLPGVAGIGEKTAAKLISQFGSLEELVAAASAGDSRVPLKTRLRLAEAADYLAVAPTVVRVAVDAPVEQSGPDAVPAVPTDPERVAALAEKWNLGRSVERLLAALPGA, translated from the coding sequence GTGACCGGACCTCTCGCTCTCCTCGACTCCGCGAGCCTCTACTTCCGCTCGTTCTACGCGCTGCCCGATTCGATGACCGCGCCCGACGGGACGCCGGTCAACGCGGTGCGCGGGTTCGCCGACACCATCGCGCGGATCCTCACCGACCGCCGTCCGGCGCGGCTGGTGGCGTGTCTCGACGCGGACTGGCGGCCGAAGTTCCGCACCGACCTGCTGCCGAGTTACAAGGCGCACCGGGTGGCTGAGGCCGGGGACGGCGGCGCGGACGTCGAGGAAGTGCCGGACACGCTCACCCCGCAGGTGCCGATCATCCTGGAGCTGCTGGAGGCGTTCGGGTTCGCCACCGCGGAGGCGGCCGGGTACGAGGCCGACGACGTGATCGGCGCGCTCGCCACCCGCGAGCAGGACGCGCCGGTCGAGGTGATCACCGGCGACCGGGACCTGTTCCAGCTGGTGCGGGCGACGCCGACACCGGCGCATGTGGTGTACGTCGGGCGGGGCTGGGCGAAGGCGGAAGTGCTGGGGCAGCAGGAGATCGCCGAGAAGTACGGGGTACCGGCCGAACACGCCGGACCGGCCTACGCGGACATGGCGGCGTTGCGCGGCGACCCGTCGGACGGGCTGCCCGGGGTCGCCGGGATCGGCGAGAAGACCGCGGCGAAGCTGATCAGCCAGTTCGGTTCGCTGGAAGAGCTGGTCGCGGCTGCCTCGGCCGGGGATTCCCGGGTGCCGTTGAAAACCCGGCTGCGGCTGGCCGAGGCCGCGGACTACCTCGCCGTCGCGCCCACTGTGGTGCGGGTCGCGGTGGACGCTCCGGTCGAGCAGTCCGGGCCCGATGCGGTGCCTGCCGTGCCCACCGATCCGGAGCGGGTCGCGGCGCTTGCCGAGAAGTGGAACCTGGGTCGCTCGGTGGAGCGGCTGCTGGCCGCGCTGCCGGGAGCCTGA
- a CDS encoding GNAT family N-acetyltransferase, producing the protein MSDYVVRPITDAECRPTLNLLIRSLNGVPVTDESWALISGSWAADGRTGAFHGEEPIGIASSFGTELTVPGGAAVPMGAVDGVGVRADWTRRGVLTAMMDFQLRDFVERGYAVAGLHASEAVIYGRFGYGVATRSATYQVHHPARFREGVAAPGRTRLLSAEEAIETIPALYQRIGAHRAGMIARPEKWWPIQFDRSFTRDGGSWRLAVHSGPGGDDGFALFRNVPQNSYLDPDHGAALEVRDFHAASPEAEAGLWRFLLSVDLMEVVNVRGRPVDDPIGLLLDNPRRAATVRVDDELWLRLIDVRAALAARAYGSAEPVVLEVDDRMLPENRGRYRVGGTGVERTDADADLVLDVDTLAMLYLGAWQAGPLALAGRITGASAETLARVDALFGTGQPPWSGTHF; encoded by the coding sequence ATGAGCGATTACGTCGTCCGCCCGATCACCGATGCCGAATGCCGCCCGACGCTGAACCTGCTGATCCGGTCCCTCAACGGAGTTCCGGTCACCGACGAGTCCTGGGCGCTGATCTCCGGTTCCTGGGCGGCCGACGGGCGGACCGGCGCGTTCCACGGCGAAGAGCCGATCGGCATCGCCAGCTCGTTCGGCACCGAACTGACCGTCCCCGGCGGCGCGGCGGTGCCGATGGGCGCGGTCGACGGCGTCGGCGTCCGAGCCGACTGGACCCGCCGCGGCGTGCTCACCGCGATGATGGACTTTCAGCTGCGCGACTTCGTCGAACGCGGTTACGCGGTGGCCGGCCTGCACGCCAGCGAAGCGGTGATCTACGGCCGTTTCGGCTACGGCGTCGCCACCCGAAGCGCCACCTACCAGGTCCACCACCCGGCCCGGTTCCGCGAGGGGGTCGCCGCTCCCGGCCGGACCCGGCTGCTCTCCGCCGAAGAGGCGATCGAGACCATTCCCGCTCTGTACCAGCGAATCGGCGCGCACCGCGCCGGCATGATCGCCCGGCCGGAAAAGTGGTGGCCGATCCAGTTCGACCGAAGCTTCACCCGCGACGGCGGCAGCTGGCGACTGGCCGTCCACAGTGGACCAGGCGGCGACGACGGCTTCGCGCTGTTCCGCAACGTCCCGCAGAACAGCTACCTCGACCCGGACCACGGCGCGGCGCTCGAAGTCCGCGATTTCCACGCGGCGAGCCCGGAAGCCGAAGCCGGACTGTGGCGGTTCCTGTTGTCCGTCGACCTGATGGAGGTGGTCAACGTCCGCGGCCGCCCGGTCGACGACCCGATCGGCCTGTTGCTCGACAACCCGCGGCGCGCCGCCACCGTCCGCGTCGACGACGAACTGTGGCTGCGGCTGATCGACGTGCGGGCCGCCCTCGCCGCCCGCGCCTACGGCTCGGCGGAACCGGTGGTGCTGGAAGTCGACGACCGGATGCTGCCGGAAAACCGCGGCCGCTACCGCGTCGGCGGCACCGGCGTCGAACGCACCGACGCGGACGCGGACCTGGTGCTCGACGTCGACACGCTGGCGATGCTGTACCTGGGCGCGTGGCAGGCCGGCCCGCTGGCTCTCGCCGGCCGCATCACCGGCGCCAGCGCCGAGACGCTGGCCCGGGTGGACGCGCTGTTCGGCACCGGCCAGCCGCCCTGGTCCGGCACGCACTTCTGA
- a CDS encoding DUF4333 domain-containing protein, whose translation MRAVGLLLCGLGMLVVAGCDSATPAPSVQTVTVTPSASPPASSSPSSSGPSSGQPPARVFDARTMESSVRRLLAETYQVQGIGAVVCPDRQPVADGAKFQCTVDIAGARKHVPIAVTGTSGEYKVDPPR comes from the coding sequence ATGCGCGCGGTGGGGCTGCTGCTGTGCGGCTTGGGCATGCTCGTTGTCGCGGGCTGCGACAGCGCGACACCCGCGCCGTCGGTCCAGACGGTCACCGTCACGCCCAGCGCCTCGCCGCCTGCCTCGTCCTCGCCGTCGTCGTCCGGGCCCTCGTCCGGCCAGCCTCCGGCGCGAGTGTTCGACGCCCGCACGATGGAGTCGTCGGTCCGCCGGCTGCTCGCCGAAACTTACCAGGTCCAGGGAATCGGCGCGGTCGTCTGCCCGGATCGGCAGCCGGTCGCCGACGGTGCCAAGTTCCAGTGCACTGTGGACATCGCGGGTGCGCGGAAACACGTGCCGATCGCCGTGACCGGAACCAGCGGCGAGTACAAAGTGGACCCACCGCGGTAA
- a CDS encoding GNAT family N-acetyltransferase: MTDRTVRILRPDEHRAAWDLFRAALHVPTGSDEDWARVETSHQAERGWGVFEPDLIGTARSFDAEIVVPGGALLPVAAVTGVGVRAGRTRRGVLTALQHAQLNDQAERGVPLALLHASEGAIYGRYGYGVATLAHRVVVDRHRARLRPDVPAGGEVEVLGIDEAAPKWPELYAATGMGRLAAMTRPELYWPGFESWMRRQSQLVQTAVHRGPDGVDGYLTYHVEDAKERGKLEVQVLHYSNPAAFAGLWRFLLSVDLVDEIVLPMRPLDEPSALLFADPRMAKTERTDDESWLRLVDVQAALAGRAYGSADPVVIEVEDRTLPANDGRYRISPDGAERTGAEPALRMSVDTLAMLYFGTWHASALAATGRIELLDPAAAAAADELFETRESVWCGTFF; this comes from the coding sequence ATGACCGACCGCACTGTCCGCATCCTCCGCCCCGACGAGCACCGCGCGGCCTGGGACCTGTTCCGGGCCGCGCTGCACGTCCCGACCGGCTCCGACGAAGACTGGGCACGCGTCGAGACGTCTCACCAGGCCGAACGCGGCTGGGGCGTCTTCGAACCGGACCTCATCGGCACTGCCCGGTCGTTCGACGCGGAAATCGTCGTTCCCGGCGGCGCGCTGCTGCCGGTCGCGGCGGTCACCGGGGTCGGGGTCCGGGCCGGACGCACCCGCCGCGGCGTCCTCACCGCGCTGCAGCACGCACAGCTGAACGACCAGGCCGAACGAGGCGTCCCGCTGGCGCTGCTGCACGCATCCGAAGGCGCGATCTACGGCCGCTACGGCTACGGCGTCGCGACCCTCGCGCACCGCGTCGTGGTGGACCGGCACCGGGCGCGGCTGCGCCCGGACGTGCCGGCCGGGGGAGAGGTCGAGGTCCTGGGCATCGACGAGGCCGCACCGAAATGGCCGGAGCTCTACGCCGCGACCGGAATGGGCCGGCTCGCCGCGATGACCCGGCCGGAGCTCTACTGGCCCGGGTTCGAATCCTGGATGCGCCGCCAGTCCCAGCTGGTCCAGACCGCCGTGCACCGCGGCCCGGACGGCGTCGACGGATACCTGACCTACCACGTCGAGGACGCCAAGGAACGCGGGAAACTCGAAGTGCAGGTGCTCCACTATTCGAACCCGGCCGCGTTCGCCGGACTGTGGCGGTTCCTGCTGTCGGTCGACCTGGTTGACGAGATCGTGCTCCCGATGCGTCCGCTGGACGAACCGAGCGCGCTGCTGTTCGCCGACCCGCGGATGGCCAAGACCGAACGCACCGACGACGAAAGCTGGCTCCGCCTGGTCGACGTGCAGGCCGCTCTCGCCGGTCGCGCTTACGGGTCGGCGGACCCGGTCGTGATCGAGGTCGAGGACCGCACGCTGCCCGCCAACGACGGCCGCTACCGGATCAGCCCGGACGGCGCCGAGCGCACCGGCGCCGAACCCGCGCTGCGGATGTCCGTGGACACGCTCGCCATGCTCTACTTCGGAACGTGGCACGCGTCGGCGCTCGCCGCGACCGGCCGGATCGAGCTGCTCGACCCGGCGGCGGCCGCTGCCGCGGACGAGCTCTTCGAGACGCGCGAATCGGTGTGGTGCGGTACCTTCTTCTGA
- a CDS encoding DUF4333 domain-containing protein has translation MSTPYGGNDPQQQYGQQPYGQDPNYGQQPGGAYPQSGPQQQPYQGQPQQYGQQPQYGQQPQYGEQPGGYPQQQPQQPQWGQPQQQQYGQPQQPYGQPQYGQQPGQFDYGQAPAGAAAADPAGSSGGSKKGLFIGIGALVVVVAVVAILGFVAPGFFKTQVFNNQTMQTDVAKLLTDTYKIQGVSGVTCPAEQKVEDGAKFTCTATVNGKPQQVPITVKGTDGNYEVSPPAAQ, from the coding sequence ATGAGCACGCCGTATGGCGGCAACGACCCGCAGCAGCAGTACGGGCAGCAGCCCTACGGCCAAGACCCGAACTACGGGCAGCAGCCGGGCGGCGCATACCCGCAAAGCGGGCCGCAGCAGCAGCCGTACCAGGGGCAGCCGCAGCAGTACGGCCAACAGCCTCAGTACGGCCAGCAGCCCCAGTACGGGGAGCAGCCGGGCGGCTATCCGCAACAGCAGCCGCAGCAGCCGCAGTGGGGCCAGCCGCAACAGCAGCAGTACGGGCAGCCGCAACAGCCCTACGGCCAGCCGCAGTACGGCCAGCAGCCCGGCCAGTTCGACTACGGCCAGGCGCCTGCCGGCGCAGCGGCCGCCGATCCCGCGGGCAGCTCCGGCGGGTCGAAGAAAGGCCTGTTCATCGGCATCGGCGCGCTCGTCGTCGTGGTGGCGGTAGTCGCGATCCTCGGCTTCGTCGCGCCCGGGTTCTTCAAGACTCAGGTGTTCAACAACCAGACGATGCAGACCGACGTCGCGAAGCTGCTCACCGACACCTACAAGATCCAGGGCGTCAGCGGCGTGACCTGCCCGGCCGAGCAGAAGGTCGAGGACGGCGCGAAGTTCACCTGCACCGCCACCGTCAACGGCAAGCCGCAGCAGGTCCCGATCACCGTCAAGGGCACCGACGGCAACTACGAGGTCTCGCCGCCCGCGGCGCAGTGA
- a CDS encoding DEAD/DEAH box helicase, giving the protein MATSPSPSPAEAYAVSQRRAKHPQLTRFSGESSFEFDDFQIRGCEALEEGHGVLVCAPTGAGKTVVGEFAVHLALAEGRKCFYTTPIKALSNQKYADLVERYGADAVGLLTGDTSINGNAQVVVMTTEVLRNMLYAGSSAIPELGYVVMDEVHYLADRFRGAVWEEVILHLPEYVRVVGLSATVSNAEEFGEWLVEVRGDTTVVVDEHRPVPLWQHMLVGNQLLDLFAGQNEADPGEQLRINPTLLRKTEDMGRFAPAGFRGPRGGRRGAPQRGPRFRPPSRVEVVERLDNAGLLPAIVFIFSRAGCDAAVAQCVRSGLRLNGPDQVEEIRRIVDARTADLPEGDLGVLGYWEWREGLERGFAGHHAGLLPAFKETVEELFVRGLVKVVFATETLALGINMPARTVVLERLVKYNGEAHVDLTPGEYTQLTGRAGRRGIDIEGHAVVSWQPGVDPKAVAGLASTRTYPLRSSFRPGYNMAVNLVAQVGADSARDLLEQSFAQFQADRSVVGTARRIERNKEALKGYAAAITGDLEQVLEYVELRAKISAREKALSRQNTSSRRAETAASLEKLRKGDVIAVPAGRRSGLAVVVDPGLDPIREPRPVVVTEDRWSGPLSVADFPAPVEALGRIRLPKHLELRSPKTRRDIASALRDSGIALPGRQRRRTAAADDAELASLRRALRAHPCHAMPEREANLRWVERYQRLTAETEQLERKVAATTHSLARAFDRILRLLAERGYLGEGEGEDRVTEHGRRLTRLYSESDLLAAECIRHGVWAGLGPAELAAVVSTLVFEARRDTAGEPRLPGGAVPAAWQETSRLWVELTEDERRHRLDRTREPDAGFAWPVYRWARGESLEKVLTAAETNGQELSAGDFVRWCRQVIDLLDQVRDVLGKADPVGAAAAQAVRALRRGVVAAGGA; this is encoded by the coding sequence GTGGCCACTAGCCCTTCCCCATCGCCGGCCGAGGCCTACGCGGTCTCCCAGCGCCGCGCCAAGCACCCCCAGCTGACCCGGTTCTCCGGAGAATCGTCCTTCGAATTCGACGACTTCCAGATCCGCGGCTGCGAAGCGCTCGAAGAGGGCCACGGAGTCCTGGTCTGCGCCCCCACCGGCGCCGGCAAGACCGTAGTCGGCGAATTCGCCGTCCACCTCGCCCTCGCCGAGGGCCGCAAATGCTTCTACACCACGCCGATCAAGGCGCTGTCCAACCAGAAGTACGCCGACCTCGTCGAACGCTACGGCGCGGACGCGGTCGGCCTGCTCACCGGCGACACCTCGATCAACGGCAACGCCCAAGTGGTCGTGATGACCACCGAGGTGCTGCGCAACATGCTCTACGCGGGCAGTTCCGCCATCCCCGAACTCGGCTACGTCGTCATGGACGAGGTGCACTACCTCGCCGACCGGTTCCGCGGCGCGGTCTGGGAGGAAGTGATCCTCCACCTGCCCGAGTACGTCCGGGTCGTGGGCCTCTCAGCCACCGTCAGCAACGCCGAGGAATTCGGCGAATGGCTGGTCGAGGTCCGCGGCGACACCACCGTCGTCGTCGACGAGCACCGCCCGGTCCCGCTGTGGCAGCACATGCTCGTCGGCAACCAGCTGCTCGACCTGTTCGCCGGCCAGAACGAAGCCGACCCGGGGGAGCAGCTGCGGATCAACCCCACCCTGCTGCGCAAAACCGAAGACATGGGCCGGTTCGCGCCGGCCGGCTTCCGCGGGCCCCGCGGCGGCCGCCGAGGCGCCCCGCAGCGCGGCCCCCGGTTCCGCCCGCCCTCGCGCGTCGAGGTCGTCGAACGGCTCGACAACGCCGGCCTGCTGCCCGCGATCGTGTTCATCTTCTCCCGGGCCGGCTGCGACGCCGCGGTCGCCCAGTGCGTCCGCTCCGGCCTCCGGCTCAACGGACCCGACCAGGTCGAAGAAATCCGCCGGATCGTCGATGCGCGCACCGCCGACCTGCCCGAAGGCGACCTCGGCGTGCTCGGCTACTGGGAATGGCGCGAAGGGCTGGAGCGCGGTTTCGCGGGCCACCACGCCGGCCTGCTGCCGGCGTTCAAGGAAACCGTCGAGGAACTGTTCGTCCGCGGCCTGGTCAAGGTCGTGTTCGCGACCGAAACCCTCGCGCTCGGCATCAACATGCCCGCCCGCACCGTCGTCCTCGAACGGCTCGTGAAATACAACGGCGAGGCGCACGTCGACCTCACGCCGGGCGAGTACACCCAGCTCACCGGCCGCGCCGGGCGCCGCGGCATCGACATCGAGGGCCACGCGGTCGTCTCGTGGCAGCCCGGAGTCGACCCGAAAGCCGTCGCGGGCCTCGCCTCCACCCGCACCTACCCGCTGCGGTCCTCGTTCCGGCCCGGCTACAACATGGCCGTCAACCTGGTCGCCCAGGTCGGCGCGGACTCCGCCCGCGACCTGCTGGAACAGTCGTTCGCCCAGTTCCAGGCGGACCGCTCGGTCGTCGGCACCGCCCGCCGGATCGAACGCAACAAGGAAGCCCTCAAGGGCTATGCCGCCGCGATCACCGGCGACCTCGAGCAGGTCCTCGAGTACGTCGAGCTGCGCGCGAAGATCTCCGCCCGGGAGAAGGCGCTGTCCCGGCAGAACACCTCCTCCCGGCGCGCCGAAACGGCCGCCTCGCTGGAGAAACTGCGCAAGGGCGACGTGATCGCGGTCCCGGCCGGGCGCCGCTCCGGGCTCGCCGTGGTCGTCGACCCCGGACTCGACCCGATCCGCGAACCCCGTCCGGTGGTGGTCACCGAAGACCGCTGGTCCGGCCCGCTCTCGGTGGCCGATTTCCCGGCCCCGGTCGAAGCGCTCGGCCGGATCCGGCTGCCCAAACACCTCGAACTCCGCTCGCCCAAAACCCGCCGCGACATCGCCTCCGCGCTGCGCGACTCCGGCATCGCCCTGCCCGGCCGCCAGCGCCGCCGCACCGCGGCCGCCGACGACGCCGAGCTCGCCTCGCTTCGCCGCGCCCTGCGCGCCCACCCCTGCCACGCGATGCCCGAACGCGAAGCCAATCTCCGCTGGGTCGAGCGCTATCAGCGGCTCACCGCCGAAACCGAGCAGCTGGAACGGAAAGTCGCCGCCACCACGCATTCGCTGGCCCGCGCGTTCGACCGGATCCTCCGGCTGCTCGCCGAACGCGGCTACCTCGGCGAGGGCGAAGGCGAGGACCGGGTCACCGAACACGGCCGTCGGCTCACCCGCCTCTACAGCGAATCCGACCTGCTCGCCGCCGAATGCATCCGGCACGGCGTGTGGGCCGGGCTCGGCCCGGCCGAACTCGCCGCGGTCGTGTCCACTCTGGTGTTCGAAGCCCGCCGCGACACCGCCGGAGAACCGCGCCTCCCCGGCGGCGCGGTGCCGGCGGCCTGGCAGGAGACCAGCCGGCTGTGGGTCGAGCTCACCGAGGACGAACGCCGCCACCGGCTCGATCGCACCCGCGAACCCGACGCCGGATTCGCCTGGCCGGTCTATCGCTGGGCCCGCGGCGAATCGCTGGAGAAGGTCCTCACCGCGGCCGAGACCAACGGGCAGGAACTGTCCGCGGGCGACTTCGTCCGCTGGTGCCGCCAGGTGATCGACCTGCTCGACCAGGTCCGCGATGTGCTCGGCAAAGCCGACCCGGTCGGCGCGGCCGCCGCCCAGGCGGTGCGTGCGCTGCGCCGCGGCGTCGTTGCCGCGGGCGGGGCGTGA
- a CDS encoding IS30 family transposase translates to MAEGVGTVEACRVVGVDRRTGHRWRHGRPSRAGRTAVRSPAPPSRPAPVADARPEAQSRFLTQDERLAIADLRRAGAGVRAIARELGRDPATISRELARNARPGSRGYRPYAAQARADARRKRPKTGKIAACPELRDLVQGMLRKKFSPEQISQRLRRDHPDRPELHVTPETVYQALYVQGRGELRRELHRALRTGRAVRKPRRTGEARRPRFAEPMVMISERPAEAADRAVPGHWEGDLIIGKDGASAIATLVERATRYTLLVPLPHGRXADAVRDALVTAMHTLPDHLTRSLTWDQGSEMGRHREFTIATGIPVYFCDPHSPWQRGSNENTNGLLRQYFPKGTDLSLHSPEHLAAVAAELNCRPRKTLGWDTPAERLATLLTETS, encoded by the coding sequence GTGGCGGAAGGCGTGGGCACTGTCGAGGCGTGCCGGGTTGTCGGGGTCGACCGGCGGACCGGGCACCGGTGGCGGCACGGGCGGCCGAGCCGGGCGGGGCGGACGGCCGTGCGGTCGCCGGCCCCGCCCTCGCGTCCGGCCCCCGTCGCCGATGCCCGCCCCGAGGCGCAGTCGCGGTTCCTGACCCAGGACGAGCGGCTGGCGATCGCCGACCTGCGCCGGGCAGGGGCCGGGGTCCGCGCGATCGCCCGGGAACTGGGCCGCGATCCCGCCACGATCAGCCGCGAACTGGCCCGCAACGCCCGTCCCGGCAGCCGCGGCTACCGGCCCTACGCCGCCCAGGCCCGCGCCGACGCGCGCCGCAAACGGCCCAAGACCGGCAAGATCGCGGCCTGTCCCGAGCTGCGCGACCTCGTGCAGGGCATGCTGCGCAAGAAGTTCAGCCCGGAGCAGATCAGCCAGCGGCTGCGCCGCGACCACCCCGACCGCCCGGAGCTGCACGTGACCCCCGAAACCGTCTACCAGGCCCTCTACGTCCAAGGCCGCGGCGAACTGCGCCGCGAACTGCACCGCGCGCTGCGCACCGGCCGCGCCGTGCGCAAACCCCGCCGCACCGGCGAAGCCCGCCGGCCCCGCTTCGCCGAACCCATGGTCATGATCAGCGAACGCCCCGCCGAAGCCGCCGACCGCGCCGTCCCCGGCCACTGGGAAGGCGACCTGATCATCGGCAAGGACGGAGCCTCCGCCATCGCCACCCTGGTCGAACGCGCCACCCGCTACACGCTCCTGGTCCCCCTGCCCCACGGCCGCGNCGCCGACGCCGTCCGCGACGCCCTCGTCACCGCCATGCACACCCTGCCCGACCACCTGACACGGTCCCTGACCTGGGACCAAGGCTCGGAAATGGGCCGACACCGCGAATTCACCATCGCCACCGGCATCCCCGTCTACTTCTGCGACCCCCACAGCCCCTGGCAACGCGGCAGCAACGAAAACACCAACGGCCTGCTGCGCCAGTACTTCCCCAAAGGCACCGACCTCTCCCTCCACAGCCCCGAACACCTCGCCGCCGTCGCCGCAGAGCTCAACTGCCGCCCACGCAAAACGCTCGGCTGGGACACCCCAGCCGAACGCCTCGCTACACTCCTCACCGAAACCAGCTAA
- a CDS encoding diacylglycerol/lipid kinase family protein yields the protein MGLNAALAVHPASGRGAAARMTEAVAARLRPAVDRLDVLTATSVEESHALMRSSHAEGLDVLIVLGGDGAAHQGVQFCADHGVALGLVPSGTGNDFARALGIPADARAAADVLANALRDGTRRTVDLGRSGETWFATVLCAGFDAAVNARANAMRWPTGPRRYDLAILAELASFKPRPIVVHTDEGTVSGDSTLIAVGNTPYYGGGIPICPDAAPDDGLFDVTLIRAPGRARLLRMLPHLRTGEHVRKPSVETFRTRTLRIEAAGWPVYADGEDQGSTPVEATCVPGALTMVAPPR from the coding sequence ATGGGCCTGAACGCAGCACTGGCTGTGCACCCGGCGTCCGGGCGCGGCGCGGCCGCCCGGATGACCGAAGCCGTCGCCGCGCGGCTTCGGCCCGCCGTGGACCGCCTCGACGTCCTCACCGCCACCAGCGTCGAGGAATCCCACGCCCTGATGCGGTCCTCGCATGCCGAAGGGCTCGACGTGCTGATCGTCCTGGGCGGCGACGGCGCGGCTCACCAAGGCGTCCAGTTCTGCGCCGACCACGGCGTCGCGCTCGGGCTCGTCCCTTCCGGCACCGGCAACGACTTCGCCCGCGCACTCGGCATTCCGGCCGACGCCCGCGCGGCCGCCGACGTCCTCGCCAACGCGCTGCGCGACGGCACCCGCCGAACCGTCGACCTCGGCCGCTCCGGCGAAACCTGGTTCGCCACCGTGCTGTGCGCAGGCTTCGACGCGGCGGTCAACGCCCGCGCCAACGCGATGCGCTGGCCCACCGGACCCCGTCGCTACGACCTGGCGATCCTCGCCGAACTCGCGTCGTTCAAGCCGCGCCCGATCGTGGTCCACACCGACGAAGGCACCGTCTCCGGCGACTCGACCCTGATCGCGGTCGGCAACACCCCCTACTACGGCGGCGGCATCCCGATCTGCCCGGACGCGGCCCCCGACGACGGCCTGTTCGACGTGACCCTCATCCGCGCCCCCGGCCGCGCCCGCCTGCTGCGCATGCTCCCGCACCTGCGCACCGGCGAACACGTGCGCAAACCCAGCGTCGAAACCTTCCGCACCCGGACGCTGCGGATCGAAGCAGCCGGCTGGCCGGTCTACGCCGACGGCGAAGACCAGGGCAGCACCCCGGTCGAGGCGACCTGCGTGCCGGGCGCGCTCACCATGGTCGCGCCGCCCCGCTGA
- the tatC gene encoding twin-arginine translocase subunit TatC, which translates to MAEAANGNGSRTSKRRRRSRRTNPDGTMTLIEHIYEFRRRLGWAVVFVVIGAIFGFIWFEQRLGPIPSLGNIMTHPYCAIPASQRFAGDQPGCRLLQTVPFEAFMIRLKVGVAAGAVLLSPAWLYQLWAFIAPGLYAKERRYAMIFVSFASVLFAAGAVLAYLLVPHALALLAGFGQDQFVTALTADKYISFILSLLVIFGVSFELPLLVVMLNRVGVLKYQMLKKWRRGLIFALFVFAAFATPGSDPFSMLGLAGALTVLFELSIQIARFHDRKLDRTREDEGWDKLADDEAAPFTYTPSTADGEDEPAAKGQTGRTGSMDDIT; encoded by the coding sequence GTGGCGGAAGCCGCCAACGGCAACGGCAGCCGGACCAGCAAGCGGCGCCGGCGCAGCCGTCGGACGAACCCCGACGGCACGATGACGCTCATCGAGCACATCTACGAGTTCCGCCGCCGGCTCGGCTGGGCGGTCGTGTTCGTCGTGATCGGCGCGATCTTCGGGTTCATCTGGTTCGAGCAGCGCCTCGGCCCGATCCCGTCGCTCGGCAACATCATGACGCACCCCTACTGCGCCATCCCGGCTTCGCAGCGCTTCGCCGGCGACCAGCCCGGCTGCCGCCTGCTGCAGACGGTGCCGTTCGAAGCGTTCATGATCCGCCTCAAGGTCGGCGTCGCGGCCGGTGCCGTCCTCCTCTCGCCCGCGTGGCTGTATCAGCTCTGGGCGTTCATCGCTCCCGGCCTCTACGCCAAAGAGCGCCGCTACGCGATGATCTTCGTCAGCTTCGCCTCGGTGCTCTTCGCAGCCGGCGCGGTGCTGGCCTACCTGCTCGTCCCGCACGCGCTCGCGCTGCTCGCCGGCTTCGGGCAGGACCAGTTCGTCACCGCGCTCACCGCGGACAAGTACATCTCGTTCATCCTGTCGCTGCTGGTGATCTTCGGCGTCAGCTTCGAACTCCCGCTGCTCGTCGTGATGCTCAACCGGGTCGGCGTCCTCAAGTACCAAATGCTGAAGAAGTGGCGGCGCGGGCTGATCTTCGCGCTGTTCGTCTTCGCCGCGTTCGCCACGCCCGGCTCGGACCCGTTCTCCATGCTCGGCCTCGCCGGCGCGCTCACCGTGCTGTTCGAGCTGTCCATCCAGATCGCCCGCTTCCACGACCGCAAGCTCGACCGCACTCGCGAAGACGAGGGCTGGGACAAGCTCGCCGACGACGAAGCCGCGCCGTTCACCTACACGCCGAGCACCGCCGACGGCGAAGACGAACCCGCCGCGAAGGGCCAGACCGGCCGCACCGGCTCGATGGACGACATCACCTGA
- the tatA gene encoding Sec-independent protein translocase subunit TatA encodes MNALQPWHIIVLVLLVVLLFGAKRLPDAARSIGKSMKIFKAETRDLNGDHKDEAEAADTRQIATPAPASAQTEQDKQVADLQRQLDELKKQQAQKNAS; translated from the coding sequence ATGAACGCGCTGCAGCCATGGCACATCATCGTTCTGGTGCTCTTGGTGGTTCTGCTGTTCGGAGCGAAGCGGCTGCCCGACGCCGCCCGGTCCATCGGCAAGTCCATGAAGATCTTCAAGGCCGAGACCAGGGACCTGAACGGCGACCACAAGGACGAAGCGGAAGCCGCCGACACGCGGCAGATCGCCACGCCCGCGCCCGCCTCCGCGCAGACCGAGCAGGACAAGCAGGTCGCCGACCTGCAGCGCCAGCTCGACGAGCTGAAGAAGCAGCAGGCGCAGAAGAACGCGAGCTGA